In the Pungitius pungitius chromosome 5, fPunPun2.1, whole genome shotgun sequence genome, one interval contains:
- the galnt9 gene encoding polypeptide N-acetylgalactosaminyltransferase 9 isoform X3: MSFMVWQCGGSMEVLPCARVAHIERTKKPYNNDIDYYAKRNALRAAEVWMDEYKSHVYMAWNIPMNNPGVDFGDVSERLALRKRLQCRSFRWYLEHVYPEMRIYNNTITYGEVRNSKASGYCLDQGSEDDDKAILYPCHGMSSQLARYATEGLLQLGPLGSTTFLPDTKCLVDDGRGRTPRLKKCDTVSRVSQRLWDFTQNGPIISRDTGRCLEVEMSKDANFGLRLVVQRCSGQKWMIRNWIKHPRH, translated from the exons GTGTGGCAGTGTGGAGGAAGTATGGAAGTCCTTCCATGTGCCAGAGTGGCTCACATCGAGCGTACCAAGAAGCCCTACAACAATGACATAGATTACTACGCTAAGCGCAACGCCCTGAGGGCCGCTGAAGTGTGGATGGATGAATACAAATCCCACGTCTACATGGCCTGGAACATCCCCATGAAC AACCCCGGAGTTGATTTCGGGGATGTCTCGGAGCGTTTGGCCTTAAGGAAGAGACTGCAATGTCGGAGTTTTCGCTGGTACCTTGAACACGTCTACCCAGAGATGCGGATCTACAACAACACCATCACATACGGCGAG GTGAGGAACAGCAAAGCCAGCGGCTACTGCCTGGACCAGGGCTCTGAGGACGATGACAAAGCCATCCTCTACCCGTGCCACGGCATGTCCTCGCAG CTCGCCCGCTATGCTACTGAGGGGCTTCTCCAGCTAGGACCCCTGGGGTCGACCACCTTCCTGCCTGACACAAAATGCCTCGTTGATGATGGCAGAGGACGCACTCCCAGACTGAAAAAATGTGACACTGTTTCTAGGGTGTCCCAGAGGCTTTGGGACTTTACGCAG AATGGCCCAATCATAAGCAGGGACACCGGACGGTGTTTGGAGGTTGAAATGTCCAAGGATGCTAACTTTGGCCTCCGCCTGGTGGTCCAGAGATGCTCCGGTCAGAAGTGGATGATACGAAACTGGATTAAGCATCCCAGGCACTGA